A part of Paraburkholderia azotifigens genomic DNA contains:
- a CDS encoding c-type cytochrome, which translates to MHKPVFRASRPIRRAVCALLSAALLAACSASLTASKPRALDESLRKSADAIGTPVSETDLAAWNIDVAPDGRGLPAGSGDVAMGGRVFAAKCAACHGAKGEGQIGDQLAGGRGTLASASPKRTVGSYWPYATTLFDYIRRAMPYNAPQSLSADEVYAVSAWILNQNGIVPDDARLDAHSLAAVRMPNRDGFVSDPRPGRL; encoded by the coding sequence ATGCATAAGCCCGTTTTCCGTGCATCGCGGCCGATCCGACGCGCCGTGTGCGCGTTGCTGTCGGCGGCATTGCTTGCAGCCTGCTCGGCCTCGTTGACGGCGTCGAAGCCACGGGCACTCGATGAATCGCTGCGCAAGTCCGCCGATGCGATCGGCACACCCGTCAGCGAAACCGACCTCGCCGCATGGAATATCGACGTTGCGCCCGATGGCCGCGGGCTGCCCGCAGGCAGCGGCGATGTCGCGATGGGCGGCAGGGTCTTCGCCGCCAAATGCGCGGCGTGTCATGGCGCGAAAGGGGAAGGGCAGATCGGCGATCAGCTGGCAGGCGGACGCGGCACGCTCGCGAGCGCGAGTCCGAAGCGCACGGTGGGCAGCTACTGGCCGTATGCAACGACACTCTTCGACTATATCCGCCGCGCGATGCCGTACAACGCGCCGCAATCGCTCAGTGCCGACGAGGTGTATGCCGTCAGCGCGTGGATCCTGAATCAGAACGGCATCGTGCCCGACGATGCGCGTCTCGATGCGCACTCGCTGGCAGCCGTCCGCATGCCGAATCGCGACGGGTTCGTTTCCGATCCGCGTCCGGGACGGCTTTAG
- the soxC gene encoding sulfite dehydrogenase has translation MSNPPIPDSKTAPASPRRRMLGGLALSALVAPNVKAATLLRPLGVDPWTQTPGAPILDHPYGQPSAREANVVRRAARAWPMPGAASSLTPLADLHGTITPNGLVYERHHAGVPDIDPDQHRLAVHGGVREPKLFTMDDLLRLPSESRIHFLECSGNTASEWKGPSGLPVQITHGLLSCCEWTGVRLSTLLEATGGLAGSTDGRAPTWLLAEGADASAMTRSLPLDRILDRALVVYAQNGERLRPENGYPLRLIVPGFEGNTNVKWLRRLKLVDAPLETREETSKYTGLLPDGRARQFVFEMDAKSVITRPSAGHRLTVHGFYPVVGLAWSGRGAIRRVEVSTDGGKTWQDATLDELPRDRALTRFQSGWVWNGEPTVILSRATDSTGYVQPTREALVQARGLNSNYHYNGIHQWRVGADGSVKNA, from the coding sequence ATGTCCAATCCGCCGATTCCTGATTCAAAGACTGCTCCTGCTTCGCCGCGCCGCAGAATGCTCGGCGGGCTGGCGCTCTCCGCGCTCGTCGCGCCGAACGTGAAGGCAGCAACGCTGTTGCGCCCGCTGGGCGTCGATCCGTGGACGCAGACGCCCGGTGCGCCGATTCTCGATCATCCCTACGGACAGCCTTCAGCGCGCGAGGCAAACGTCGTCAGGCGGGCGGCGCGCGCGTGGCCGATGCCGGGCGCAGCTTCGTCGCTCACGCCGCTGGCGGACCTGCACGGCACGATCACGCCGAACGGGCTCGTCTACGAGCGCCATCATGCGGGCGTGCCCGACATCGATCCCGATCAGCACCGGCTCGCCGTGCATGGAGGCGTGCGCGAACCGAAGCTGTTCACAATGGACGATCTGCTGCGTTTGCCGTCCGAGTCGCGCATTCACTTTCTCGAATGCTCGGGCAACACCGCGAGCGAGTGGAAAGGGCCGAGCGGTCTGCCCGTGCAGATCACGCACGGACTGCTGTCGTGTTGCGAATGGACGGGCGTACGTCTTTCGACCTTGCTCGAAGCGACGGGCGGACTCGCGGGATCGACGGATGGGCGCGCGCCGACATGGCTGCTTGCCGAAGGCGCCGATGCGTCGGCGATGACGCGCAGTTTGCCGCTCGACCGCATTCTCGACCGCGCGCTCGTCGTCTACGCGCAGAATGGCGAGCGCTTGCGGCCGGAAAACGGTTATCCGTTGCGCTTGATCGTGCCCGGCTTCGAAGGCAATACGAACGTGAAGTGGCTGCGCCGTTTGAAGCTCGTCGACGCGCCGCTGGAGACGCGCGAGGAAACCTCGAAATACACGGGACTGTTGCCTGACGGCCGCGCGCGCCAGTTCGTGTTCGAGATGGATGCGAAGTCGGTGATCACGCGGCCTTCGGCGGGGCATCGGCTGACGGTGCATGGGTTCTATCCCGTCGTCGGTCTCGCCTGGTCGGGGCGCGGCGCGATCCGCCGGGTCGAAGTGTCGACGGATGGCGGCAAGACGTGGCAGGACGCGACGCTCGACGAACTACCGCGCGATCGCGCGTTGACGCGCTTTCAATCGGGTTGGGTCTGGAACGGCGAGCCGACTGTGATTTTGTCGCGCGCGACGGATTCGACCGGCTACGTGCAGCCGACGCGCGAGGCTCTCGTGCAGGCGCGCGGCCTCAACTCGAACTACCACTACAACGGCATTCACCAATGGCGCGTCGGCGCCGATGGAAGCGTGAAAAATGCATAA
- a CDS encoding efflux transporter outer membrane subunit — MMDTPARTMRRLHRTIVAAAIAALCAGCAVGPDYKRPDVAVPATFKEMNSPDASGLWQQAQPDPAASLDSRWWTMFGDDTLNALCDRALKANQTLAQYEAAYRAARAQVASARASLFPTVSFAGSGTRSGSGSTTQVSSSGSVSSYASKSVSAQLEASWEPDLWGSVRRSVEASEAGAQASDAQLAGERLSVIATLAVDYFTVRAADADLALLAEERRIDAELLALTEAKYKQGVSSYDDVRTAHNTLQTIDESIATAQLTRRQYEHALAVLVGEAPAAFSLPVQADYRFDLPALPAALPSTLLQRRPDVVQAERTVAQYNAKIGVAKAGYFPTITLSAEGGWSGTSLAHLVSLPTRFWSLGLDVAQTVFDAGATSASVRAAEANYDQEVAAYRQTVLGAFQDVEDYLSAVQITSRQAAASNDVAQRSGELTASQQRNFAAGTSSRIDMLDTQLTQVQDRKIALDYSSTAVQNAVMLVKALGGGWDGKVTTAESSGK, encoded by the coding sequence ATGATGGACACACCAGCGCGCACGATGCGGCGTCTGCATCGAACGATCGTGGCTGCGGCGATTGCAGCGCTGTGCGCGGGCTGCGCGGTCGGCCCTGACTACAAGCGCCCCGACGTCGCCGTGCCCGCAACGTTCAAGGAAATGAACAGTCCCGACGCGAGCGGCTTGTGGCAACAGGCGCAACCCGATCCTGCTGCATCGCTCGACAGCCGCTGGTGGACAATGTTCGGCGACGACACGCTGAACGCACTGTGCGACCGCGCGCTGAAAGCGAACCAGACGCTCGCGCAATACGAAGCCGCGTATCGCGCGGCGCGCGCGCAGGTTGCGTCGGCGCGCGCGAGCCTGTTTCCGACGGTGTCGTTTGCCGGTTCGGGCACGCGCTCGGGCAGCGGCAGCACGACGCAGGTGTCGTCGAGCGGCAGCGTGAGCAGCTATGCGTCGAAGAGCGTGTCGGCGCAACTCGAAGCGAGCTGGGAGCCCGACCTGTGGGGCAGCGTGCGGCGCTCCGTCGAAGCGAGCGAAGCGGGCGCGCAGGCCTCCGACGCGCAGCTGGCGGGCGAACGCCTGAGCGTGATTGCCACGCTTGCCGTCGATTACTTCACCGTGCGGGCCGCCGACGCCGATCTCGCGCTGCTCGCGGAAGAGCGCCGCATCGACGCGGAACTGCTCGCGCTGACGGAAGCGAAGTACAAGCAGGGCGTGTCGTCGTATGACGATGTGCGCACCGCACACAACACGCTGCAAACCATCGACGAAAGCATTGCGACCGCGCAACTCACGCGGCGCCAATACGAGCATGCGCTCGCCGTGCTGGTCGGCGAAGCGCCCGCTGCGTTTTCGCTGCCCGTTCAGGCCGACTATCGCTTTGACCTGCCGGCACTGCCCGCGGCGTTGCCGTCCACCCTGCTGCAACGGCGCCCCGACGTCGTGCAGGCCGAGCGCACGGTCGCGCAGTACAACGCGAAGATCGGCGTCGCCAAGGCTGGCTATTTCCCGACCATCACGCTTTCGGCCGAGGGCGGCTGGAGCGGCACGTCGCTCGCGCATCTCGTGTCGCTGCCGACGCGCTTCTGGTCGCTCGGACTCGACGTCGCGCAGACCGTGTTCGACGCGGGCGCGACGAGCGCCTCCGTGCGCGCCGCGGAGGCCAACTACGATCAGGAAGTGGCCGCGTACCGCCAAACGGTGCTGGGCGCGTTTCAGGACGTCGAAGACTATTTGAGCGCGGTGCAGATTACGTCGCGCCAGGCGGCGGCGTCGAACGATGTGGCGCAACGCAGCGGCGAACTCACCGCGAGCCAGCAGCGCAATTTCGCGGCGGGCACATCGAGCCGCATCGACATGCTAGATACGCAACTGACCCAGGTGCAGGACCGCAAGATCGCGCTCGATTACAGCAGCACGGCTGTGCAAAACGCCGTCATGCTGGTGAAAGCGCTGGGCGGCGGCTGGGACGGCAAGGTAACGACGGCGGAATCTTCCGGGAAGTAA
- a CDS encoding efflux RND transporter permease subunit, giving the protein MNLSAPFIRRPIGTMLLAIGLALFGIVAFRLLPVAALPSVDFPVVMVSATLSGANPDTVAKTVTAPLERAFGSIAGLSQMTSQSSSGSSQIVLQFDLNRDIDGAARDVQAAINAARSNLPTTLTQTPTYRKMNPAAAPVMIVGLTSDTVGVGQMYDYASSVLQQKLLQVPGVGDVTVGGGALPAVRVELNPDQLSHYGIALDTVRTALANASVDLPKGAVSVNGEHYVVAANDQLPNPDDYKPLVIRTHDGTVVHVSDVAQVVKSTEDLRNYGLANGKPAVLLIVSKQPNANVIKTVDAIRAALPQLSASLPSTVKLGVVLDGTQTIRSSVLDVEISLLAAVLLVTAVSYAFFRDWRSTLIPAITVPLALAGTFTAMYFLGYSLNNLSLMALTISTGFVVDDAIVVVENIMRHLDQGKTPLAAALDGTREVGFTVLTISVSLVVVFLPLIMMSGIVGRLFREFSVSLAIAIMISMVISLTLAPTLGRLLLRHAPSKHGEAAFGQRVERAYGKSLRWALRHPKTMLAVTVLLLFANVGMVAVMPKGFFPIEDTGRLMGMIQASQSISFQAMKQKFDEINRRMLQNPNVQSVSGYVGGRNAVSNSMMFVTLKPLSGRTQSADQVIADLSRRTADLPGVRLLLQSAQDLMFGARQSAAQFQYTVTAENQSELDAWLPRIEAKLRALPQLRDVNADVQSASLSMMLQVNRDAAARMGVPFESIDDTLNDAFSQRQIATIYGQANQYHVVMEVAPQYWQDPKTLDTLYVPATNAGSSGSSASSSSSTSTSTSTVTSTASTPSTTLVPLSALATRTLSHAPVTIAHDNQFPAVTLSYNLREGVSMSDANAAIKAAVASLNLPNTVLPSFAGQGAQMQQSGGSELLLIIGALVAVYIALGILYENLVHPLTILSTLPSAGLGALIALYVCGYELSIIALIGIVLLIGIVKKNAIMMVDFAVTYEREHAASAEESIYQACLTRFRPIMMTTLAALLGAVPLSVSSGYGHEFRHPLGVSILGGLMVSQALTLFTTPVIYLWLDRFTFKLRRASRNGTST; this is encoded by the coding sequence ATGAACCTGTCCGCTCCGTTCATCCGCCGCCCGATCGGCACGATGCTGCTCGCGATCGGCCTCGCGCTGTTCGGCATCGTCGCATTCCGGCTGCTGCCTGTCGCCGCGCTGCCGTCGGTGGATTTTCCCGTCGTGATGGTCAGCGCGACGCTGTCGGGCGCGAACCCCGACACGGTGGCGAAGACCGTGACGGCGCCGCTCGAACGCGCGTTCGGCTCGATTGCGGGTCTGTCGCAGATGACGTCGCAAAGCTCGTCGGGCTCGTCGCAGATCGTGTTGCAGTTCGATCTGAATCGCGATATCGACGGCGCCGCGCGCGACGTGCAGGCCGCGATCAACGCGGCGCGCAGCAATCTGCCGACCACGCTCACGCAAACGCCGACCTATCGCAAGATGAATCCCGCTGCGGCGCCCGTGATGATCGTAGGTCTTACGTCGGATACCGTCGGCGTCGGGCAGATGTACGACTATGCGTCGTCGGTGCTGCAACAGAAGCTGCTGCAAGTGCCGGGAGTCGGCGATGTAACGGTCGGCGGCGGCGCGCTGCCGGCCGTGCGCGTCGAACTGAATCCCGATCAGCTGAGCCACTACGGCATCGCGCTCGATACCGTGCGCACGGCGCTGGCGAATGCGAGCGTCGATCTGCCTAAGGGCGCCGTCAGCGTGAACGGCGAGCACTACGTGGTCGCGGCGAACGATCAGTTGCCGAACCCCGACGACTACAAGCCGCTCGTGATCCGCACGCATGACGGCACGGTGGTGCATGTGTCCGATGTGGCGCAAGTGGTGAAGTCGACGGAGGATCTGCGCAACTACGGCCTCGCGAACGGCAAGCCTGCCGTGCTGCTGATCGTGTCGAAGCAGCCGAACGCGAACGTCATCAAGACCGTCGATGCGATCCGCGCCGCGTTGCCGCAACTCTCGGCGAGCCTGCCTTCGACGGTGAAGCTCGGCGTCGTGCTAGACGGCACGCAGACCATTCGCTCTTCGGTGCTCGACGTGGAAATCTCGCTGCTCGCGGCGGTGCTGCTGGTGACGGCCGTATCGTATGCATTCTTTCGCGACTGGCGCAGCACGCTGATTCCCGCGATCACCGTGCCGCTCGCGCTGGCGGGCACGTTCACGGCGATGTACTTCCTCGGCTACAGCCTGAACAACCTGTCGCTGATGGCGTTGACGATTTCAACGGGCTTCGTGGTCGACGATGCGATCGTCGTCGTCGAAAACATCATGCGGCATCTGGATCAGGGCAAGACGCCGCTTGCTGCCGCGCTCGACGGCACGCGCGAAGTCGGCTTTACGGTGCTGACGATCAGCGTGTCGCTCGTTGTCGTATTTCTGCCGCTGATCATGATGAGCGGCATCGTCGGAAGGCTGTTCCGCGAATTCTCCGTGTCGCTCGCGATCGCGATCATGATTTCGATGGTGATCTCTTTGACGCTCGCGCCCACGCTCGGCCGTTTGTTGCTGCGTCATGCGCCGTCGAAGCATGGCGAGGCGGCATTCGGGCAGCGCGTCGAACGCGCGTATGGCAAGAGCCTGCGCTGGGCGCTGCGCCATCCGAAGACGATGCTCGCCGTCACCGTGCTGCTGCTGTTTGCGAACGTCGGCATGGTCGCCGTGATGCCGAAGGGCTTCTTTCCGATCGAGGATACGGGCCGGCTGATGGGCATGATCCAGGCGTCGCAGAGCATTTCGTTTCAGGCGATGAAGCAGAAGTTCGACGAGATCAATCGACGCATGCTGCAAAACCCGAACGTGCAATCGGTGTCGGGCTATGTCGGCGGACGCAATGCCGTCAGCAACAGCATGATGTTCGTCACGCTCAAACCGTTGTCCGGGCGCACGCAGAGCGCCGATCAGGTGATCGCGGACTTGAGCCGTCGCACCGCCGATCTGCCCGGCGTGCGCCTGTTGCTGCAATCCGCGCAGGATCTGATGTTCGGAGCACGGCAGAGCGCGGCGCAGTTCCAGTACACCGTGACGGCGGAAAATCAGAGCGAACTGGACGCATGGCTGCCGCGTATCGAAGCGAAGCTGCGCGCGTTGCCGCAACTGCGCGACGTGAATGCCGACGTGCAAAGCGCGAGTCTGTCGATGATGCTGCAGGTGAATCGCGATGCGGCGGCGCGCATGGGCGTGCCGTTCGAATCGATCGACGATACCTTGAACGACGCGTTCAGCCAGCGGCAGATCGCGACGATCTACGGACAGGCGAATCAGTATCACGTGGTGATGGAAGTCGCGCCGCAATACTGGCAGGATCCGAAGACGCTGGACACGCTGTACGTGCCTGCAACGAATGCAGGCAGTTCCGGCAGCAGTGCGTCGTCTTCGAGCAGTACGAGCACGAGCACAAGCACTGTGACGAGCACTGCGAGCACGCCGAGCACCACGCTTGTCCCGCTTTCCGCACTCGCTACGCGCACGCTGTCGCATGCGCCCGTCACGATCGCGCACGACAACCAGTTTCCCGCTGTGACGCTGTCGTACAACCTGCGCGAAGGCGTGTCGATGAGCGACGCGAACGCGGCGATCAAAGCCGCTGTTGCTTCACTGAATCTGCCGAATACGGTGTTGCCTTCGTTCGCAGGACAAGGCGCGCAGATGCAGCAATCGGGCGGCAGCGAACTGTTGCTCATCATCGGCGCGCTGGTGGCCGTCTATATCGCGCTCGGCATTCTGTACGAGAACCTCGTGCATCCGCTGACGATCCTCTCGACGTTGCCTTCAGCCGGTCTCGGCGCGCTGATCGCGCTGTATGTCTGCGGCTACGAGCTGTCGATCATCGCGTTGATCGGCATCGTGCTGCTGATCGGCATCGTGAAGAAGAACGCGATCATGATGGTCGATTTCGCCGTCACCTACGAACGCGAACACGCGGCGAGCGCGGAGGAATCGATCTATCAGGCGTGTCTCACGCGTTTCCGGCCGATCATGATGACGACGCTCGCCGCCCTGCTCGGCGCGGTGCCGCTGAGCGTCAGCTCGGGTTACGGGCATGAGTTCCGGCATCCGCTCGGCGTCTCGATTCTCGGCGGATTGATGGTCAGCCAGGCGCTGACGCTCTTCACGACACCCGTGATCTATCTCTGGCTCGACCGCTTCACATTCAAACTGCGGCGCGCCTCACGTAACGGAACCTCGACATGA
- a CDS encoding efflux RND transporter permease subunit, with translation MDISRPFIRRPVATGLMTLALLLIGLIAYRLMPVSALPEIDYPTIQVYTQYPGASPDVIGTSVTAPLEKQFGQMAGLKRMNSTSSLGVSLVTLQFQTSTNLDEAEQEVQAAINSANSTLPSNLPYPPVYSKVNPADTAVLTLAVTSDALPLTRVEDLTDTRIAQKLSQVSGVGLVTLSGGMRPAVRVQTDTRALNAMGLSLEDVRTAVGDANVNSAKGTIDGPLQAFTIDANDQLTSAADYADLVLSYRNGAPVRLSDVAKLSETAENPRQAAWSGATPAIIINVQRQPGANVIEVVDGIEALLPQLRASLPATVKISVLSDRTQTIRASVHDVKMELAATIALVVMVVFVFLRRLEFTLIPAVTVPFALVGTVAGIYLLGFSVNNLTLMALTVATGFVVDDAIVMLENVMRHIENGETPLDAALKGARQIGFTILSISVALVAVLIPLFFMPDVIGRLFREFALTLAIAIVISAWVSLTLTPMMAARMLRADHAASDSDASANDWLARLNRGYLRALDWALAHRLTVLALVAIATLLTAVLFVLLPKGLFPEQDTGLIEGISLGSPRASFERMAVSTRTLAGRVAGDSAVASVSSFVGIDQNNPTINQGRMLISLKDSGAASSREVIDRLTRDAAQRADLKLYLHPVQDLTLDDQINANSYRVGVQATDRTELAEWTQRLLAALRADPLFTDVQSQAQQQGNVLKFDFDRATASRLGLSAQDIDNALYDAFGDRQISTIYTHVNQYHVTLGADVRLVGESPLALLDGMYVGTSSSSSSSSSSSASTTTTSSTLAPLSSIASASVGSGPLTIQRQAQFPYADVSFNLAQGVTLGTAIDRIEAIEAKLNAPASVQMNLEGAAQLYSASLGNEALLLAGALVAVYILLGMLYESLVHPLTILSTLPSAACGALAALLLCGGELDIIGLIGIVLLVGIVMKNAIMMVDFALEQERTLGLAARDAMRRACELRFRPILMTTCASLFGALPLALGTGMGHELRQPLGIAIVGGLVVSQLLTLFSTPVIFLALHRFAPRAAIAPSDDANAS, from the coding sequence ATGGATATTTCCCGCCCGTTCATCCGCCGTCCCGTTGCGACGGGCCTGATGACGCTCGCCTTGCTGCTGATCGGTCTGATTGCGTACCGGCTGATGCCCGTGTCCGCGCTGCCCGAAATCGACTATCCGACGATCCAGGTCTACACGCAGTATCCAGGCGCTTCGCCCGATGTGATCGGCACGTCCGTTACCGCGCCGCTCGAAAAGCAGTTCGGGCAGATGGCGGGCCTCAAGCGGATGAACTCGACGAGTTCGCTCGGCGTGTCGCTCGTGACGTTGCAGTTTCAGACTTCGACGAATCTCGACGAAGCCGAGCAGGAAGTGCAGGCCGCGATCAACAGCGCAAACAGCACGCTGCCGTCGAATCTCCCGTATCCGCCTGTCTACAGCAAGGTCAATCCCGCCGATACGGCCGTGCTCACGCTCGCCGTGACGTCGGACGCGCTTCCGCTGACGCGTGTCGAAGACCTGACGGACACGCGCATTGCGCAGAAGCTCTCGCAGGTGTCGGGCGTCGGGCTCGTCACGCTGTCGGGCGGCATGCGGCCCGCCGTGCGCGTGCAGACCGACACGCGTGCGTTGAACGCGATGGGCCTGTCGCTCGAAGACGTGCGCACGGCTGTCGGCGACGCCAACGTGAACAGCGCGAAAGGCACGATCGATGGGCCGCTGCAGGCCTTCACGATCGACGCGAACGATCAGCTCACGTCCGCCGCCGATTACGCGGACCTCGTGCTCTCGTATCGCAACGGCGCGCCCGTGCGGCTGTCGGATGTCGCGAAGCTCTCGGAGACGGCGGAGAACCCGCGTCAGGCTGCATGGAGCGGCGCGACGCCCGCGATCATTATCAACGTGCAGCGTCAGCCGGGCGCAAACGTGATCGAGGTCGTGGACGGGATCGAAGCGCTGTTGCCGCAACTGCGCGCGTCGCTGCCCGCGACCGTGAAAATCAGCGTGCTCAGCGACCGCACGCAGACGATCCGCGCGTCGGTGCACGACGTGAAGATGGAGCTGGCCGCGACGATTGCGCTCGTCGTGATGGTCGTGTTCGTGTTTCTGCGGCGGCTCGAATTCACGCTGATTCCCGCCGTGACAGTGCCGTTCGCACTCGTCGGCACGGTCGCGGGCATCTACCTGTTGGGCTTTTCCGTCAACAACCTCACGCTGATGGCGCTGACGGTCGCGACCGGCTTCGTGGTCGACGATGCGATCGTGATGCTCGAAAACGTGATGCGTCACATCGAAAACGGCGAGACGCCGCTCGATGCCGCCTTGAAGGGCGCACGGCAGATCGGCTTCACGATTCTGTCGATTTCGGTCGCGCTCGTCGCCGTGCTGATTCCGCTGTTCTTCATGCCGGACGTGATCGGAAGACTGTTCCGCGAATTCGCGCTGACGCTGGCGATTGCGATCGTGATTTCCGCGTGGGTGTCGCTGACGCTCACGCCGATGATGGCCGCCCGCATGCTGCGCGCCGATCACGCCGCAAGCGACAGCGACGCCAGCGCGAACGACTGGCTCGCGCGGCTGAATCGCGGCTATCTGCGCGCACTCGACTGGGCGCTTGCGCATCGGTTGACCGTGCTCGCGCTCGTGGCAATTGCGACGCTGCTGACGGCCGTGCTGTTCGTGCTGCTGCCGAAGGGCTTGTTTCCCGAGCAGGACACTGGCTTGATCGAAGGAATTTCGCTCGGCTCGCCGCGTGCGTCGTTCGAACGGATGGCGGTGTCGACGCGCACGCTGGCTGGCCGCGTCGCCGGCGACAGCGCGGTGGCGAGCGTGTCGTCGTTCGTCGGTATCGACCAGAACAATCCGACCATCAATCAGGGGCGCATGTTGATCAGCCTGAAAGACAGCGGCGCCGCGTCGAGCCGCGAGGTGATCGACCGGCTCACGCGCGATGCGGCGCAGCGCGCGGACCTCAAGCTTTACTTGCATCCCGTGCAGGATCTGACGCTCGACGACCAGATCAACGCGAACAGTTACCGCGTCGGTGTGCAGGCGACCGATCGCACCGAACTCGCCGAATGGACGCAACGTTTGCTTGCTGCGTTGCGCGCCGATCCCCTCTTCACCGACGTGCAAAGCCAGGCGCAGCAGCAAGGCAACGTGCTGAAGTTCGACTTCGACCGTGCGACGGCATCGCGTCTCGGCCTGTCGGCGCAGGACATCGACAACGCGCTTTACGACGCTTTTGGCGACCGGCAGATTTCGACCATCTATACGCACGTGAATCAGTATCACGTGACGTTGGGCGCCGATGTGCGGCTGGTCGGCGAATCGCCGCTCGCGTTGCTCGATGGCATGTATGTGGGGACGTCGAGCAGTTCGTCTTCTTCGTCGTCGTCTTCCGCCTCGACTACGACGACGTCGTCTACGCTTGCGCCGCTGTCGAGTATCGCGAGCGCATCGGTCGGCTCCGGGCCTTTGACGATCCAGCGCCAGGCGCAGTTTCCGTACGCCGACGTGTCGTTCAATCTCGCGCAAGGCGTGACGCTCGGCACGGCCATCGACCGCATCGAAGCCATCGAAGCAAAGTTGAACGCCCCCGCGAGCGTGCAGATGAATCTCGAAGGCGCGGCGCAGCTTTACAGCGCGTCGCTCGGCAACGAAGCGTTGCTGCTGGCCGGCGCGCTGGTGGCCGTGTACATCCTGCTCGGCATGCTGTACGAGAGCCTCGTGCATCCTCTGACCATTCTCTCGACACTGCCATCCGCAGCTTGCGGCGCGCTCGCAGCGTTGCTGCTGTGCGGCGGCGAACTCGACATCATCGGCTTGATCGGTATCGTGCTGCTGGTCGGCATCGTGATGAAGAACGCGATCATGATGGTCGACTTCGCGCTCGAACAGGAGCGCACGCTCGGTCTCGCCGCGCGCGACGCGATGCGCCGCGCGTGCGAACTGCGCTTCCGCCCGATTCTGATGACGACCTGTGCATCGCTGTTCGGCGCATTGCCGCTCGCGCTCGGCACGGGCATGGGCCACGAATTGCGGCAGCCGCTTGGCATCGCGATCGTCGGCGGGCTGGTGGTGAGCCAGTTGCTCACGCTGTTCTCGACGCCCGTGATCTTCCTCGCGCTGCATCGCTTCGCGCCGCGCGCCGCGATCGCACCGTCCGACGATGCAAACGCGAGCTAA
- a CDS encoding efflux RND transporter periplasmic adaptor subunit translates to MKFNRPSRRLLLVAGVAAVGVLVWQAFAAFHKPAHPPVQETPVTIGTVKRADVPLQLDALGTVTPRATVTVKTQVSGTLEAVLVKEGQRVKAGQPIARIDSRALRAQLLEAQGTLEHDEALLANARADLKRYETLIDGGSISRQTLDTQRATLRQYQGTVKADQGSVANLRVQVSYCDIAAPMDGAIGLLSTDAGNYVTTSDTTGIATITSDSPTTVVYALPEDRMGDVVDAFRDKGALPVDIFARDKRTVLDHATLAAIDNQADTTTGTVKLKASAPNANGRLFPNRFVNVRMTVGTLHDALTVPTVAIQHGASGDFVLTLANTDVTKGAGKVALRRVTAGVSYNDATVIEQGDLKAGDAIVLDGADKLDDGSGVKIVRN, encoded by the coding sequence GTGAAATTCAATCGTCCATCCCGTCGTCTTCTGCTTGTTGCTGGCGTTGCCGCTGTCGGCGTCCTCGTGTGGCAGGCGTTCGCCGCGTTCCACAAGCCGGCGCATCCTCCTGTGCAGGAAACGCCCGTTACGATCGGCACGGTCAAGCGCGCCGACGTGCCGCTGCAACTCGACGCACTCGGCACCGTGACGCCGCGCGCGACCGTCACCGTGAAAACGCAGGTCAGCGGCACGCTCGAAGCCGTGCTCGTGAAGGAAGGCCAGCGCGTCAAAGCAGGGCAGCCGATCGCGCGGATCGATTCGCGCGCGCTGCGTGCGCAGCTGCTCGAAGCGCAAGGCACGCTCGAACACGACGAAGCATTGCTCGCGAACGCGCGAGCCGATCTGAAGCGCTATGAAACGCTGATCGACGGCGGTTCGATTTCGCGTCAGACGCTCGATACGCAGCGCGCGACCTTGCGCCAGTATCAGGGCACGGTGAAGGCGGATCAGGGCAGTGTGGCGAATCTGCGTGTGCAGGTGAGTTATTGCGACATCGCCGCGCCGATGGACGGCGCGATCGGCCTGCTTTCCACCGACGCCGGCAACTACGTGACGACGAGCGACACGACGGGCATCGCGACCATCACCAGCGACTCGCCGACCACGGTTGTCTATGCGTTGCCCGAAGACAGGATGGGCGATGTCGTCGACGCATTCCGCGACAAGGGCGCGTTGCCCGTCGACATTTTCGCGCGCGACAAGCGCACGGTGCTCGATCACGCGACGCTCGCCGCGATCGACAACCAGGCCGACACGACGACGGGCACGGTCAAGCTCAAGGCGAGCGCGCCGAACGCTAACGGCAGGCTGTTTCCGAACCGCTTCGTCAATGTGCGGATGACGGTCGGGACGTTGCATGACGCGTTGACGGTGCCCACAGTGGCGATCCAGCACGGCGCTTCCGGCGACTTCGTGCTGACGCTGGCCAACACCGACGTCACCAAAGGCGCAGGCAAGGTCGCGCTGCGCCGCGTGACGGCGGGCGTCTCGTACAACGACGCCACCGTGATCGAGCAGGGCGACCTGAAAGCGGGCGATGCGATCGTGCTCGACGGCGCAGACAAGCTCGACGACGGCAGCGGCGTGAAGATCGTTCGCAACTGA